The nucleotide sequence CGGTGAAAAAGTCGGCCTGGTGGGCCGTTCCGGTGCCGGCAAGTCGACGCTGGTCAGCCTGCTGCTGCGCTTCCATGATGTGCAGGGCGGCCGCATCCTGATCGATGGCCAGCCGATCGACCAGGTGACACAGGAGTCGCTGCGCGCCAATATCGGCATGGTCACGCAGGACACCTCGCTGCTGCATCGCTCGGTGCGTGACAACATTCGCTACGGGCGGCCGGACGCCACCGAAGAGCAGGTCATCGATGCGGCGAAACGCGCCCACGCGTGGGAATTCATTCCGGCGCTGAGTGATATCAAGGGCCGCACCGGGCTGTCGGCGCACGTCGGCGAGCGCGGGGTCAAGTTGTCCGGCGGCCAGCGCCAGCGGGTGGCGATTGCCCGCGTGGTGCTCAAGGATGCGCCGATCCTGATACTGGATGAGGCGACCTCGGCACTGGATTCTGAAGTGGAGACCGCGATCCAGGAAAACCTGGCGCAGTTGATGGAAGGCAAGACAGTGATCGCCATTGCCCACCGGCTGTCCACCATCGCGGCGATGGACCGGCTGGTGGTGATGGACCAGGGCCGTATCATCGAGCAGGGCAGCCATGATGAACTGGTGGCGCGCGGTGGCGTGTATGCGCAGCTCTGGCAGCGCCAGTCAGGAGGGTTCCTGGCGGACTAGGGCCAGCGGCAGGTGGATCTAGTGTCGACAGGCCCTGAATAACGACAAGGAGGGGACGTGAGCCCGGAGGAACAGCAAGGATTCGCGGAGGAATTTCTGCGCCACTGGCTGGCCGGCGGTTTTGGCAGCATGACCAAGCGCGAGACAGAGCTGCTGGTGTTCCACCTGCTGCGTGAGCGGGGCGAGTACCGGGGCCTGTCCGCCTATGCACTGGCGGCGCGGCTGCGCATTCCCGAGCGCCGCATCCGCACCCTGCGGCTGGAATCGGCGCTCAAGTACGAGGACATCAACAGCAAGGCGGTGCTGGGCCGCATTGTGCAGCGGCTGGTGGCACAGGATGTGCTGGCCACCTTCGAGGGTGGCAAGGTCTCGGTGGCACTGGAAGACCCGGTCGAGCAGCGTGAGCTGGAACACTTTCTGAAAAGCCGTGGCCACCACGCCGAGTACACGCTCAACACCGAATTGCTGCGCATCGCGCCGGTGCGGTTGCTGGAGCTGATGCTGGACAATATGGAACGTGGCGAGCGCGAGTTCGAGAAGCTGGTGCGTCGCCATGTCGACGACAAGGCCGCCAGTGCCCGCCTGCTCGACAAGGCGCTGACGCTGCGACAGAAGTTCGACCGGCTGCGTGAGGAAACACTCAACAGCCAGACACTGGTGGCATTGATGGGGGATGCTGCGAAAGTCTTTGCGGGGGGGTAGCGAGAGGTCTGACGTCGGACGTCTGACGTCGGACGCAAAACCGGGGAGCATCTGGTGATGTCAGTTGTGCCATGGGTGTGCACAAGTGCCGAGACAGGCATCTGGACCTTCGGGTACCACGCCTATGGTTTTTTGCGTCCGACGTCAGACGTCCGACGCTTTTCAGCAAGGGAGAAGAGGGGACCATGATTACACGAGAGCAGGCGGAGCATTTTGCCCGCGAATGGATCGATGCCTGGAACAGCCATGACCTGGGGCGCATCCTGTCCCACTACAGCGAGGATTTCAGCATGTCCTCGCCGCGTATCGTGCAGATTGCCGATGAGCCCTCCGGCACCCTGCAGGGCAAGGACGCCGTCGGTGCCTACTGGGGCAAGGCGCTGAAACTGCTGCCCAACCTGCATTTCGAATTGCAGGACATTCTCGTCGGCACCGACAGTGTGACGCTCTATTACCACGGCACCTCCGGCATGGCTGCCGAAGTGTTTTTCTTCAATGAACGGCATCAGGTGTGCCGCGCCTACGCGCATTACGCGTAACGGGTGTGCACCCTGGCGGACAGCGGCCTGTGGTGGCCTGTCGCTGACATATCCTGACAGGACACGTCAGTCACTCATGGTATGACTGTCACTCTGTCGAATTTCCGGCATCCCGAACGACCACAGCAAGACGCCCGCAGAAGGGGCGTCTTGCTGTGGTCGTGCGCGTGGTGGGCCTGAAGCGGGGTTGATGTCAGGCTGCGCGGCGATCGGGACTGGATCTGACAGGATCAGGCAATCCGTACATTGATGGAGGGGAGTATGTTGAACCGTCCGGAAGCCCGTATCAGGCTGGCCTCTGAACATACCGATACCCAGGAACTGACGCAGTTTGTGCTGGAGATGGAACAGGCGTTCAATCGCAAGGACGCCGAGCGGGTCTGCCGCGACATCACCCGCGATGCAGTCTGGGTAGATCCGGCCGGGGTCGTGCTGGAAGGCTGGTATCGCATCTTTGAGGCACGCAAGAGTCTGTTTGACGGCCCGTTGCGCGAACTGCGTGCCCGCTACAGCATTGAATACATCCGTTTCCCGGCCCCGGATGCGGCGCTTGTGCACCTGGTGCAGGAGCCGTTGGATGAGCATGGCCAGCCGCTCAGCGGTGCACGGGCCTGCCGTAGCCTGTATGTCATGGTGCGGCGGGACGGGCGCTGGTGGCTCTCGGCAGTGCAGAATACCGAATTGCCGACCCCGCAGGCGCTGCGGGAAAGTGCATGATCATAAGGAGGACGCGTGCAGCCGATCATCTCGGTCAATGACCTGACCAAGACCTACGCCGGGGGCTTTCAGGCCCTGCAGAACATCAACCTGGACATTCATCGCGGTGAAATCTTTGCCCTGCTCGGCCCCAATGGCGCCGGCAAGACCACGCTGATCAGCATCATTTGCGGCATCGTCAACGCCAGCAGCGGCACGGTGCTGGCGGACGGCCATGACATCCGCCGCGACTTCCGTGCGGCGCGCAGCAAGATCGGCCTGGTGCCGCAGGAACTGACCACCGACATGTTCGAGACCGTCTGGGCCACGGTGAATTTCTCCCGTGGCCTGTTTGGCAAGCCGGCGGACAAGGCGCTGGTGGAACGCATCCTGCGCGACCTGTCGCTGTGGGACAAGCGGCATGAACGCATCATGGCGCTGTCCGGCGGCATGAAGCGCCGGGTGATGATCGCCAAGGCACTGTCGCACGAACCCGCGATCCTGTTCCTGGATGAACCTACCGCCGGTGTCGATGTGGAACTGCGTCGTGACATGTGGGAAATGGTGCGGCGCCTGCGCGAGAACGGCGTGACCATCATCCTCACCACGCACTACATCGAGGAAGCCGAGGAAATGGCCGACCGCATCGGTGTGATCAACAAGGGGCGCATCGTACTGGTCGAGGACAAGCACGTGCTGATGCAGCAGCTCGGCAAGAAGCAGCTCACGCTGCATCTGCAACAGCCGCTGGCGGCGATCCCGTCGGCGCTGGCCGGGTTGCCACTGACGCTGTCGGTGGACGGCAGTGAACTGGTCTATACCTTTGATACCCAGAGCGAACAGACCGGCATTGCCACGCTGTTGCGCAGGCTGGGCGAGCAGGGCATCGATTTTCTTGACCTCAAGACCAGCCAGAGCTCGCTGGAGGAAATCTTCGTCAGCCTGGTGCATGACAGCCGCGCGGCACAGGAGGCCCACTGATGAACCGTTATGCGATCCGCGCCATTTACCGGTTCGAGATGGCCCGCACGTTCCGGACACTGATGCAGAGCATCGCCTCGCCGGTACTGTCCACCTCGCTGTATTTCATCGTGTTCGGTTCCGCCATCGGCTCGCGCATGGTGGAAATTGACGGCATCGGCTACGGCGCCTTTATCGTGCCGGGCCTGATCATGCTGATGCTGCTGACCGAGAGCATTTCCAATGCGTCATTCGGCATCTACATGCCGCGCTACGCGGGCACCATCTATGAGGTGCTGTCAGCGCCGGTATCCTATGTGGAAGTGGTGATCGGCTATGTCGGTGCAGCGGCGACCAAGTCGGTGATGCTGGGATTGCTGATCCTGCTGACGGCGCGGTTATTTGTGCCGTTCGAGATACAGCATCCGGTATGGATGGTGGCGTTCCTGATTCTCACGGCGGTCACCTTCAGCCTGTTCGGTTTCATTATCGGCATCTGGGCCGACGGCTTTGAAAAGCTGCAGATCATCCCGCTGATGGTGGTGACGCCGCTGACCTTCCTGGGGGGCACTTTCTATTCAATCAGCATGCTGCCGCCGCTGTGGCAGAAGATCACGCTGTTCAACCCGGTGGTGTACCTGATCAGCGGCTTTCGCTGGAGTTTCTACGGCGTCTCGGATGTGGATGTGGCGGTCAGCTTCGGCATGACGCTCGCCTTCATGCTGACCTGCGTGCTGGTCATCTGGTGGATTTTCCGCACCGGCTACCGCCTGAAACAATGACGCAACCTGGGGCCTGTTCACACCTGGGCGGGGCCGCCATCCTGCTGTGTACGGATGGCGATCTCCTCGCCCACCTTGTTCTTGATGAACACATCCAGCTGATTGAATGCAATCTCCAGCCCGTTCTCGCGGCACAGTGCGTCAATGCGGCGCAGCAGTTCATCGCCGGCCGGTACCCGGTCACTCAGTTCATGCACATGCAGCCGCAGTTCGTGATCCAGTGAGCTGGCACCGAAGGCCGTGAACAATGCCAGCGGCGCGGGTGTCTTCATGACGCGCGGGTTCTCGCTGGCGGCCTGCAACAACACCTTGCGTGCCAGTTCCAGATCGCTGCCGTAGGCGAAACCGACCTGGATCACCAGCCGTGTCACGCTGTCGCTCAGTGACCAGTTGATCAGCCGGTCGGTGACGAACGATTTGTTCGGGATGATGATTTCCTTGTTGTCGAAATCGCGGATGGTGGTGGCGCGGATGCGTATCCGGTTGACCGTGCCGGACAGGTCGCCGATGGTCACCAGGTCGCCGATGCGTACCGGGCGCTCGAACAGGATGATGATGCCGGAGACGAAATTCCCGAACACTTCCTGCAGGCCAAAACCCAGGCCGACACCGAGTGCCGCCACCAGCCATTGCAGCTTGGACCAGGACACGCCCAGGGAGCCCAGCGAGACCAGGATGCCGACGGCGGTCAGGGTATAGGCCAGCAGCGAGGTGATGGCGTAGGCGCTGCCGGGGCGCAGCGCCAGCCGCGACAGGATCATCACTTCCAGCAGGCCGGGCAGGTTGCGCGCCATCATCAGTGCGACCACCAGGAAGATCAGCGCGAACAGCACATCGCCGAGGCTGGTGCTCACCTCGCGCGCTTGTGCGCCTTCCCCCAGTGTCTGTTGCCACAGCGTCACATTGTCGAGGTAGGACATGGCGCCAATAAGATCCGCCCACACCCAGTAGATGGCGACGCCGAAGGCCAGCAGGAGGAACAGGTTGGCCAGACGCAGCGACTGGGTATTGACCAGTTCCAGGTCCATCGGCGGTTCTTCCACCACTTCCGGTTGCTCCCCGGCTTCGGCGGCTGCCTTCTGCTCGCGCTGTTCCTCGCGCCGGGCCAGCGCGCGCCGGTAGGCGAGGCGCCGTGCCGCCAGTGTCAGGCCGCGCCGCACCGTGGCACCGATCAGCAGCCACAGCAGCAACAGGTAAAAGGTATCCACCAGCCGGCCGCCCAGTTGCACCGCCGTGTAGTAGTACCCCACCGCGCCGAGCACAGTCAGGATCAGCGGTATCAGTGCCACCGTGGCCACGGTGGTGTAGCGCACCAGGCGCACCTTCTGTTTGCTCGGGTAGTGCTCGGCCAGCCGCCACAGCAGTACCGCCAGCAACGGCCCGCTGACCAGCACCACCAGCAGGCCGAGTATGTCGTCGGCGAGCAGTTCCGGGGCACGCTCGCCAATGGCGATGACAATGCCCAGCGGCAGGAATGCCAGTGCAGTGAACAGGGTCTGCCGGCGCAACAGGCGCACGTTATCGGCGGGCCAGCGGAAGTGGCGCGTGATCACGCTGTCCTTGCCCAGCAGCCGCAGCAGGGTGCCGAACACCAGCACAATCATCGAGACTTTCATCAGCACTGCGCCGATCAGCACCGCGCCGGGGGTGTCCCCGCTGCGCAGTACCAGGCCCAGGGTGACCAGTACCAGCGGCAGCGGCGCGGTAAGCAGCAGGGTCAGCCACAGGGCCAGCGGCGTGTGTTGCTGCGAATCCTGTTTCAGAAAACCGACGTCCTGATGCAACACCTTGAGCCGTGTCTTGATGCTGCGCCGGCGCCACAGCAGCACCAGTGCCACCAGCGCGGCGAATGCGACCACCGGCCAGAGGGCCTGGAAGCGTTCCAGTGCCTGCTGCCAGTAGCTGTTGTGCAACAGATTGCGCCACTCCCGCGCCAGCGTGCCGGGGGACTCGCGCAAGGTGCTCAGGCTCAGCGGCCGGCTGCTGGGCATCCAGAACAGCTGCTGCTGGATGGTGTCGCGGGCGGTGCGCCGCGCCGCGTCCAGTTGTGCACGCACGGTGGTGGCGTTGATCGACAGGGTCAGCAGCCGCGACAGTTCCGGGTCAAGCTGTTGCAGCAGTTCCTTGCGCACGTTCAGCAGCGACAGCAGGGCGGCGCGGATATCGGTGTTGTCTGTCTCGGCAGTACCAGCGAGCAAGCGGTTGGCGGTGGCGCCGGTATCCAGCAGCGCTTCGCGCTGATCGGTGATCTGGAACTGTTCCAGACGCAGCTCGGCGATATCCGGCGTGGCCACACCACTGTCATCCAGCCGTGGCAGCAGGCGTTGTTGCTGGTAGAGGATGCGCGACAGCAGCAGGCTGCCCTGCAGGGCAGCCACCTGTTCGGTCAGTGACCGTTCCAGTTGCCGTACCTTGTCGAGCTGGTTGCGCAATTGCAGGTTCACGCGCAGTTGCTCGTTGACCTGTGCGGTGACGGTCAGTATCCGTTCGGCCAGCGCCTGGTTCTGTGCGAGCTGGTCACGCAGCAGCGGGCTGTCGGGCAGCGCGGCGATCTGTTCGCTGGCGGCCTCAATGGCCGCGCGGGTGCGTACCTGGCGCTTCTGTTCCAGCACCGATTGCAGGACGCCCAGGCGGGTGTCGTCGTCATCGATGCGGCGTTGCAGCAGCGCGGCCTGCTGGCTGGCCAGAGTCTGCAGGTCGGAATTGGCCTGCAATTCAATGCGGCGCAATTCCAGCCGGCTGTTCAGTGCCGCAATCTGCGCCCGCAGGCGGGTGGTGGTGGCGGTGTTGTCGAGGGCGTCGTCACGCACGTTGAGCTGGATCAGCGTGCTGCGGGCTGCTTCCAGTTCGTCCAGGGTGCTGGCAATCGCGTTCTGCGCCCGCTCCGGCAGCATCTGGTTGCTGCTGACATCGCTGGTGGCGTCGGACAATTGTTCCTGCAGCTGTTCCTGCCGTTCCAGCAGGCTGAGCAATTCTGCCACCAGGGCGTCGATGTCGCGGGCTTCATAGTCGCGCCGCAAGGCGTCCGGATCGCTCGGCGTAAAGCGGCTGAGCTCGCGGCTGATGCGCAATGTCTCGGTCGGCGCGCGGGCCAGCCGTTCAGCGACCTGCTGCTGGCGTTTTTCGTTGTCTGCCAGTTCGTTGAGCCATTGCAGGGTCTGCGTCAGTTCGTCGCGCAGGGCCGCCTTGTCCGCATCCAGCGATTGCGGATCGCCGAGGTTGTCGATCTGGCGCTGGACATCGGCGATACCGGGCAGGTCGGTGTCCGCAGCGTGGGCGGGGAAAGTGAAGAATACACAGAGCAGCAACAGCAGATGCGAAAAGCCTGGTTTCATTGTCGGATCCTGTGACAAAGGCAGCCTCGGCCATCATCGCAGAAAATGCCCGCGCTGCCAGTGTGCAAACGGTTACAGGTTTTGGCTGCCCGCTAAAGGCAGCTTTCGCGAGCCGGCGTGTCGGCGACGGCCTGTTCCAGTTGCTGCAGGCGCTCGGCGCTGTGTGTGCTTTGCCGGGCGCCGGCCAGTGCGGTATCGGTGGCACAGCCCTGGCCGGCCAGGGCCAGCGCCAGGTTGTGCCAGGCGGCGAACTCGGACGGCCGGGCCCGGGTGGCCGCGCGCCAGGCGTGGATGGCGTGCTGCGCACGGCCCACCGCCCAGAGGTGATTGCCGAGGGCGAACTGCACCAGGTAGTCGTTCGGAAAGCGTTCCCCCGCCGCGTCCCAGTACGCCGTGGTGGCGCTGGCTCCGGCGGTGCCCGCAAGCTCTTCCAGCGCGCGCACCAGCGCCACCGGCCGGGCGCCAGCCGGCAGTGTGCCCGGCGGTGTCACGACCCAGCCCTGGTAGTCCGCCCGTGCCCAGGTGCGCACGAAGCGGTTCCAGTTCTCCGGTTCGGCTTCGCGGGTATCGGTGTTGAGCAGCACGGTGGCGCCCCGGTCGCGATACCCGGTCACCACTGCAAAGTGCCAGCGCGGGTAGAAAGAGAAGGCCAGGTTCTGCATCACCAGCACCGGCAGGCCGGCATCCAGTTGCTGCAGCAGCGCCTCCGGCGTGTTGACCGGGTACACCAGGCGTTCACGGGCGCGGGCGGCGGCCACCAGTTCCATCGCCAGGCTGCCACGACGTGCCGGCAGCCACACTTCATCCACCAGGGCCTGATCATCGACCCGGACACCGGCGCTGCCGAGTACGGTGGCCAGCGCCGCCGGGCCGCACTGATATTCTTCCTGCGGGAAAAACGGCACATCCGGCACCTGCTGTGCGGCCGGCATGTGGCTGTCCAGTGGCGCCAGGCTCTGGCAGGCGCCGAGCAGCAACGCGACAGGCAAAAAAAGAGCAGCGCGCAGGCTGCTCTTTCTGTTCGTGGTCATGCTGGTACGCGGTGTCACGTCAGATCGCGGGGAAAACGTTGGTGACACCCAGCAGATCAAGAATGATCAGCAGTACCAGGATAAACACCAGCACGCCCAGTGCGCCTTCACCGGCCGGCAGGTCCTCGGCCTGATCGGCGAGGCTGGCCAGTTCGCTGTCGCTCAGGCGGTCCAGGCGTTCATCCACCTGTTCCGGCGCCACGCCGAAACGCTCCAGCGTGCTGCTGGCATCGTCACGGGCAAGGGCGGCGTGGATGCGGGCTTCGTTTTCCGCACGGCTTTCCTGTTGCAGGACTTCCGCTGTGCCGATCATGCCCTGGCCGGCCCCTGTGACAGCAGCGTGCGCGGCGGGGACCAGCAGTGTCTGCATGGTGACAAACAGGACGGCCAGCATGCGGACAAAAACGGATCGTGTTCTGGAGTGCGATCGGAAAGAGGTCGTCATGGCAGCTTCCTTTCGTTGCTCGGGGTATGGGTTGGGACATTAACACATCCGTATTGCGCTGCCGGGCCTGTCGGTTGGGGTTTTGCAATTTTTTTGCGCGATGGCGCACGGTCGGGCGAAGCGTGAAAGAGTGTCAAATCCGGCGCGCGCGGTGCTTTTTGTGCAGTGTGTTTCGGCGGCGGCAAGGCGCCTGGCCGGGCGGCGTTTGCACGCGTGAAGGTGGCGTGGCAAGGTGGCTCCGCTGATGATGGCCGGTCGGGTAAGTGCTGACTGACAGCGCCAGCGCCTGACTGACCGGCATCGTCCTTTTCAGGGTGTTGAAAAAGTCTCTTTGAGACTTTTTCAAGCCACCTTTGCGGCACAGGTCCGCAAAGGTGGGCACGGAAAATCAATCGCTTATCGCGTTTGATTTTGCTGACGGCTTGATTGAGCCGCCAGCACAGACTGTTTTTCAACAGCCTGTTTATGTGCGTTTTTTCACAGACAGGAGATCGGATCATGTCAGCTACCCCGACCGCCGGTGCGCCGGTCATGGACGATGTGTCCCGCCCGGTGCCCCTGGACCCTTATCCCTCACGCTTTGCCCGCGCCGCTGATCTGCCGGCCATGTTTCCCCGGCGTGAGCCGGTGGTGCATGCCCGTTACCAGCAACGCTGGGACGGCCCGCTTGATGAAGTGGCGCTGTCTCACTATGAACGGGACGGTTTTTTGTGGTTCGAGGGTTTTTTTTCCCGCGAACGGGTGGAACCTTTTTTTGATGAGCTGTTGGCCTTGTCGCAAGACAGTGAGTTGATGGACTCGGATCAGGTGATCCGCGACCCGGACAGTGGTGAACTGCGTTCGGTATTTGCCATGCATGAACTGTCGGAGCGTTTTGACCGGCTGACCCGCGATCCGCGCATTCTTGGCATGGTGCGCCAGTTGCTGGGGGGTGAAGTGTATATCCACCAGTCGCGGGTGAATGACAAGTATGGCTTCCAGGGCAGTGGTTTCGACTGGCACTCGGATTTTGAAACCTGGCACATGGAAGACGGCATG is from Isoalcanivorax pacificus W11-5 and encodes:
- a CDS encoding nuclear transport factor 2 family protein — encoded protein: MITREQAEHFAREWIDAWNSHDLGRILSHYSEDFSMSSPRIVQIADEPSGTLQGKDAVGAYWGKALKLLPNLHFELQDILVGTDSVTLYYHGTSGMAAEVFFFNERHQVCRAYAHYA
- a CDS encoding SgcJ/EcaC family oxidoreductase gives rise to the protein MLNRPEARIRLASEHTDTQELTQFVLEMEQAFNRKDAERVCRDITRDAVWVDPAGVVLEGWYRIFEARKSLFDGPLRELRARYSIEYIRFPAPDAALVHLVQEPLDEHGQPLSGARACRSLYVMVRRDGRWWLSAVQNTELPTPQALRESA
- a CDS encoding ABC transporter ATP-binding protein; this translates as MQPIISVNDLTKTYAGGFQALQNINLDIHRGEIFALLGPNGAGKTTLISIICGIVNASSGTVLADGHDIRRDFRAARSKIGLVPQELTTDMFETVWATVNFSRGLFGKPADKALVERILRDLSLWDKRHERIMALSGGMKRRVMIAKALSHEPAILFLDEPTAGVDVELRRDMWEMVRRLRENGVTIILTTHYIEEAEEMADRIGVINKGRIVLVEDKHVLMQQLGKKQLTLHLQQPLAAIPSALAGLPLTLSVDGSELVYTFDTQSEQTGIATLLRRLGEQGIDFLDLKTSQSSLEEIFVSLVHDSRAAQEAH
- a CDS encoding ABC transporter permease produces the protein MNRYAIRAIYRFEMARTFRTLMQSIASPVLSTSLYFIVFGSAIGSRMVEIDGIGYGAFIVPGLIMLMLLTESISNASFGIYMPRYAGTIYEVLSAPVSYVEVVIGYVGAAATKSVMLGLLILLTARLFVPFEIQHPVWMVAFLILTAVTFSLFGFIIGIWADGFEKLQIIPLMVVTPLTFLGGTFYSISMLPPLWQKITLFNPVVYLISGFRWSFYGVSDVDVAVSFGMTLAFMLTCVLVIWWIFRTGYRLKQ
- the mscK gene encoding mechanosensitive channel MscK; this encodes MKPGFSHLLLLLCVFFTFPAHAADTDLPGIADVQRQIDNLGDPQSLDADKAALRDELTQTLQWLNELADNEKRQQQVAERLARAPTETLRISRELSRFTPSDPDALRRDYEARDIDALVAELLSLLERQEQLQEQLSDATSDVSSNQMLPERAQNAIASTLDELEAARSTLIQLNVRDDALDNTATTTRLRAQIAALNSRLELRRIELQANSDLQTLASQQAALLQRRIDDDDTRLGVLQSVLEQKRQVRTRAAIEAASEQIAALPDSPLLRDQLAQNQALAERILTVTAQVNEQLRVNLQLRNQLDKVRQLERSLTEQVAALQGSLLLSRILYQQQRLLPRLDDSGVATPDIAELRLEQFQITDQREALLDTGATANRLLAGTAETDNTDIRAALLSLLNVRKELLQQLDPELSRLLTLSINATTVRAQLDAARRTARDTIQQQLFWMPSSRPLSLSTLRESPGTLAREWRNLLHNSYWQQALERFQALWPVVAFAALVALVLLWRRRSIKTRLKVLHQDVGFLKQDSQQHTPLALWLTLLLTAPLPLVLVTLGLVLRSGDTPGAVLIGAVLMKVSMIVLVFGTLLRLLGKDSVITRHFRWPADNVRLLRRQTLFTALAFLPLGIVIAIGERAPELLADDILGLLVVLVSGPLLAVLLWRLAEHYPSKQKVRLVRYTTVATVALIPLILTVLGAVGYYYTAVQLGGRLVDTFYLLLLWLLIGATVRRGLTLAARRLAYRRALARREEQREQKAAAEAGEQPEVVEEPPMDLELVNTQSLRLANLFLLLAFGVAIYWVWADLIGAMSYLDNVTLWQQTLGEGAQAREVSTSLGDVLFALIFLVVALMMARNLPGLLEVMILSRLALRPGSAYAITSLLAYTLTAVGILVSLGSLGVSWSKLQWLVAALGVGLGFGLQEVFGNFVSGIIILFERPVRIGDLVTIGDLSGTVNRIRIRATTIRDFDNKEIIIPNKSFVTDRLINWSLSDSVTRLVIQVGFAYGSDLELARKVLLQAASENPRVMKTPAPLALFTAFGASSLDHELRLHVHELSDRVPAGDELLRRIDALCRENGLEIAFNQLDVFIKNKVGEEIAIRTQQDGGPAQV
- a CDS encoding PA2778 family cysteine peptidase, which encodes MTTNRKSSLRAALFLPVALLLGACQSLAPLDSHMPAAQQVPDVPFFPQEEYQCGPAALATVLGSAGVRVDDQALVDEVWLPARRGSLAMELVAAARARERLVYPVNTPEALLQQLDAGLPVLVMQNLAFSFYPRWHFAVVTGYRDRGATVLLNTDTREAEPENWNRFVRTWARADYQGWVVTPPGTLPAGARPVALVRALEELAGTAGASATTAYWDAAGERFPNDYLVQFALGNHLWAVGRAQHAIHAWRAATRARPSEFAAWHNLALALAGQGCATDTALAGARQSTHSAERLQQLEQAVADTPARESCL
- a CDS encoding PA2779 family protein, whose product is MTTSFRSHSRTRSVFVRMLAVLFVTMQTLLVPAAHAAVTGAGQGMIGTAEVLQQESRAENEARIHAALARDDASSTLERFGVAPEQVDERLDRLSDSELASLADQAEDLPAGEGALGVLVFILVLLIILDLLGVTNVFPAI
- a CDS encoding phytanoyl-CoA dioxygenase family protein, yielding MSATPTAGAPVMDDVSRPVPLDPYPSRFARAADLPAMFPRREPVVHARYQQRWDGPLDEVALSHYERDGFLWFEGFFSRERVEPFFDELLALSQDSELMDSDQVIRDPDSGELRSVFAMHELSERFDRLTRDPRILGMVRQLLGGEVYIHQSRVNDKYGFQGSGFDWHSDFETWHMEDGMPRMRAVSASLMLTDNNEFNGPLMLIPGSHQYFVPCLGTTPPHNWRRSLQAQQLGVPPQQALARLSRDGGIRAPKGPAGSLLLFECNVLHASNRNMSPWPRSNLFFVYNSIDNAPVAPYCGQPPRPRFLATRADPPAEQAVPQHHGRRTGGIKPLDMYEYFTPLGE